The DNA window GATACACAACGCCATGGCGCGCGTCGCCACCTGTTCGGTCGTCCTGCGTGTCGATTCGGCCTCGGTTTCGATCAGCGGCAGATGTTTAACAAAGGGAACTTGCTCCGCCTTGAGAATGGCGAGCGAACGCGATTTGCGCAACGGGGCTTCGTTGGACATCGTCGTTTCCTGATCAAGGGTCAAAAGAAATCGCAGAGATCAGAGCACGCCAGGTCACTGCTGGCCGGGCCGCGGCGAACGACAATGACTTCCGAAGCCGCGCGGCCCGCGACAGGTACGGTAACGAGAGAGAGGTAAACCTGCCAGACAGCTGGCGACTGGCCGAGCTTCCCATCAGGTCAATTTGCCGCCCCCAGTTCACCAGAGATGCGTCTGCGGATCAAGCCGTTACCGCTTTAAAAGGGCCTGCTGAAATGCCATACTGGCAAAGCGCGTGTTGAGCATGGACTCTCTTCTGGCTCCGACTCTCATCTTCTAGGAACTCTCAACCCTTGGCGTCCGTTATGCAACGTTTGGCTGTTAATCGATTCCGTTCGCTGTCCTTAATGCTGGCCGCTACTGCCCTTCTTTGCGGCCTGACTTCCAGCCTGCGCGCGGAGCAGGAAGCGAAGCCGGCGGCGGGAAAGGAAACGCAGCCGGTCAATCCGGTGACAGCCCCCATCGTGGATGTGCCCGGCTTGCCGCGGGTGTTGCTGATCGGCGATTCGATCTCGCTTGGCTATACGCTCGACGTTCGCGAACTGCTCAAAGAGAAGGCGAACGTGCATCGCCCGCCCGCCAACTGCGGCAGTACGGCGATAGGCGTCGAGAACCTGGACGCCTGGCTGGGCGACGGCGACTGGGACGTCATCCATTTCAACTGGGGGTTGTGGGACATCAATCGCCGCGTGAACGGCAAACGAAATCTGGATGGCCAGATCAGCGCGACCGAAGAGGAATACGCTGAGCGGCTGGAGCAACTGGTCGTGCGGCTCAAAAAGACCGGCGCCACACTGATCTGGGCCCCCACCACGTTCGTCCAAGGCGGCTTCGGCCGTCGTCCGGGCGACGAGGTCCGCTACAACGCGATCGCCGCCGAGATCATGGAGAAGCACAATGTGCAGATCAACGACCTGCACGCTCTGTCGGCAAAGTTCCCGCGGTATGGCGAAACGCCGGAAGGGAAGCCCGAGATGTTCAAGAGCGTCGGCAACGTCCACTTTACGCCCGAAGGATCGCGCGTGCTGGCGGAACAGGTCGCGAAGTCGATTGCAGCGACTCTCGACCAATAGGAAAACGCGGCGAATCAGCGTCCCGTTTCGTCGGACGCCGCCGCGGATCGCTCGATCAGAAAGAGAAACTCGCGATGCGGCTGGTCGATCTCGCGTATCCAGTCGTTCGTCCATTTCATGCCGGCCATTACGTTCCGCTGGTGATCCCGCTCCACCAGCTCGACAATCCGGCCCGACCGGGCAATGGCGGCGTGCAGCTCTTCGGCCGTGGCCCGGCCGCCCGAACTGTACGAGAGCAGCACCCATGGAGCGGCGGTGGACTGCAGCAGGCGTTCGATCGCCTCCACGGCCAGGAAGCGGCCCGTCTGCGGGTTCCGGCGAAACTCTTCAAACACCGAGGCGGCGATCCCATCGGACGAGTCGGCCCGCCGCTGCGCCTTGCCAAACAGGTCGGGCTTGTCGTTTTGGCAGACGGTCGTCCACACATGATAGTAGGCCGCATACCGCACCCGCGACGGCGGCATTTTCTCGTTGCTGGAACCATACGGCGGATCGTAGTACGCCAGATCGACGGCCGCGCCGGCGACGTCAAAAACGTCCGCCTGGCGGATTGTATGTCGGGCGGCCTGCTCTTCATTCTGGCTCACCAGGGCGGGAACCTGCAGCTCCAGCCGGCCGTAAGAACGCCGCGACCAGTGACGCAGGTACGACACATAATGTCCCAGCGTGCTGTCGACTTTGTCCATCGCCAGGATCAGGCTGGTCAGCGCCACGGCCCGTTCCGTCCCTGACAAGGCCAGCCGATCAATCTCTTCCCGAATGGCGTCGATCCTTCGGGTGTTGTGCAGCTGCCAGGGTCGTTTCGGCCCCACGCCTGCGCCGGGGTCGCCGCCGTAGTTTTCGGTAAACCATCCGTCGACCGGCGGCAGCCCATTGAGATGCTCGAGCAAATCCGCAAACGCCGACGCAGGTCGCTCGCATCTCAAATAACAGGTGGCGAACACCTGGGACCAGACGTTCACATCGTTGGCCGTTACGTGATAACCAGCGCGGGCAAAGGCCTGGGACACGCGGGTCGAACCGGCGAAACCGTCCAGCACCGACTTCGCCCCCACCTGGTCCGCCAGCGCGAGAATCTGGGGCACCAGCTTCCGCTTGGAGCCGGCGTACTTGATACCTTCGGTGATTGGCGTTCCCGACGGCGTCCGGGCGGATCGAGAAAGCATGGGGCTCATGGCGGCGGTGCTTCGCGGGGGCGGACGTCGTGTGAGGCTGTCGTCGGTCGCTGGAGATCGGCTGCTTCTGCCGAGGGACATTCGGCGCCAGGCAGGCGAAGCGTCTATTCTACTAAAGGAAACGGCCCGCCTGGCCTGCCAGCGGAGAAAGGGAGAGGAAGGACTTGTGGCCAGGTCCAGGACGGTGTTCCGCCTGGTGAGAAACCGGGCTAATGAGAAACGGGGCTAATGAGAAACGGGGCTGAGGGGGACCTGGCAGCGGGCGCCGTAGTGCAGACCGATCTGGTAGGTCTGGCGGTCAAAGTCCGAGGTGATCAGGTTCGAGTAGTTCCGGTCCCAGCTGCAGCCAGCCGTAATCGACCAGTCGTCCGACAGCGGATACACGGCCAGGAACTGGATCCGCGGCTCCCAGTCGTGGCGTTTCACGCCAAAGAAAAAGTCGCGATTGTCAAACTGGCGATGCTCCACCGAAGCCAGCAGGTTGAATTCCCAGTCCGTGCACTCCGGCGCCCAGGCAGCTCCCAGCTGCATCTGCTGGCCAAAGAAATCCAGGTTGCCGCCTTGCGACAGGTTCCGGCTCAGGAACAGCCCCGCCTGGAACGTCAGGGGGATCTCGTCCATCCGCTTGACGAGCAGCACGCCCGCATTGCCAAAATCAGAGTCGGCGTCGAGCGGGGTGCCTTCCAGAAAATCCTGGTTGAGATAGTCGATGCGGGAATAGCTGACGGTCGTGGTGACCGCAAACCAGTCCGACAACACGGCAGTGGTCGCCAGGTTGGCTCCATAACGTCGCAGGAACGGGTTGAGTCCGACCTCCAGATGATCGACATCCAGCCCGGCGAAGAACTGCAAAGGCGTCGAATCGCCGACCATCGTCTGGTGACGATAGCCCAGCTGGGCCGCGTTGTCGGAAATGTTGAATCGCTCGGCGGAGAACACATCGGTCCGCAAGAACGCATAGTTGATCGACAGCGCGCGGTTATTGCCGCGGAGCAGATCGTAGCTGACCGACCCGTCGAGCTGGTCGACAAGCGACGGCTCCGGCCGCGTCGGAATCCCCAGCACGTTGGCGGTAGGCACAATGCCGGGATTGGTATCGTAGCGCAGAAAGCCCTGCACATCGACTGTCCAGCGGCCTTCCCACTGCAGGATCTCGTCGAGTTGTTCCTGCAGGGCTTCGGCCTCCTGGACGGCTTCCTTGTCGGTTCCGCTGGCGGCCTGGCGGAAACAGCAGGCGGCCTCGTTGGCCAGTCCCAGCTGATGGCAGGCCTGGCCGCGCAGCAGCAACTGATGCTGCAGGACGCTTTCATGCGAAACGTTTCCTGGCGTCTGCAGCAGCCGATAAGCGGTCAGCGGGTTCCCTTCCCGCAACTGCACATTGGCCAGCCAGAACTGCAGATCCGGATATTGCGGATCGATCGAAGCGACATGGGCGAACATGCACTCAGCCTCTTCCCAGGCCTGCTTTTCCAGATAGCAGCGACCGACCGCAATGGCGATCGTCAGCTGGCCCGGATCCCGGCGATGCGCTTCCAGCAGCAGCGACAGCGCCTGGTCGGCCTGCTTCCGCTTCTTGAAGATGTTCGCCAGCAGCAGCAATGCTTCTTCGTTCTGCGGGTCCGACGCCAGCACCTGCCGGGCGCGCTGCTCATAGTCGGCCAGCGGATCAGCCGCGGCGGCCTGGTTCTGTGGGACCGGAGCGAGCGCACGGTTTTCAAAGTCCGGTTCGGGATCGGGCAACCGCAGCAACTCCGGTCGCGGTCCGGGCGATTCCGGAACGTCGACGCCGCCTGGCAATGGCGGAAAGAAGAGATCGGTGCGCTGGGCCTGTGCAACCGACGCACACAGCGCGAATCCCAGACCCAGTCCGATCAAAAGCACCGCGCTGCACCGGGTCGTTAGCAATTGTTGGGGGAAACTGGTCATGGATGATCCATCATCGCATTGATTAAGAAACGCCTCCGCAAAATTCTGCCGCTCTGAGAATATCGCCGGCTCCTGCGCCTCGCTTGAGCAACGCCGGGGAACGCCCCACAGCAGGCGCAACGCATGAAGTCGACACAAGCAACTGCTTACGCGCCTGCATGAGGAATTCGCCCCCGGGGATCGCATTAGAGTGAAAAACTAAATCCGCGAGCGGCCAAGGTCTTTGCCTCATTCCTGGCCGGTACGACCGATCGTCCTGCTCCGACAGCCGCAAAAACCCCTCGCAGGGAGTGAAAAATTCTCAATTCCAGGATGGCCAAAACATAGAGTTCTAATGGCACGCCGTTTCGACGTGGGAGAGAATTTTTGGACGAAAAATGTTTTGGGAGACCGTGAAATGAAGACGCGAATCGTAGCCGCTTCTGCAGTCGCCTTGTTCCTGGCGACATCGGTTGGAGTAGGCGCAACGCAAACGGGCAGGCAGATTGTGGCTTATGTCTGGGGGTGTTCGACGGGAAGTTGCGAGGAGCCTGTGGCGGAAGCAGAAACGCCGACCTCCGCGTGTGAACCAGCCCCCTACCCCGAACCCAATCCGAACGTCCAACCCCAGGACGAAGTCGTCGAAAACGAAAATGTCGGAGACGGGTCCGAAGCAGAACGTCGACGGGCTCCCTCCGGCGTCCGCACCGCGCGACTGCTCGGCGGTTCGAATGAATCTGGGCTTCGCAGTTTTGGCGCCCTGGCTTCGCCCCAGTCTTCGCTCAGGCAGGCAGGCGCGTTGCAGACCAACAGTAATGCGTTGAGTTCAACCTCCAGCCAGGGCAACTCCGCCAGGACAGGAACCGTCATTGATGCGTCTACGGTTCTGAGCGGCGGTGTTTCGCCAGACGGCCTGGTGTCGCTGGAAACCGGTCTCGTGCCGGCTGTAGTGAACACGGTGGGCAACACGGCGGGCCTGGGACTGCGATCGTTGAGCCTCCTGGAGCCGGTGAGTGAAACGGGCGGCCTGATCGTCGAACCGCTGCTGCAGAATGTCGATTGCGTACTGGATACCGGAGTGCAGCCAGCCCTATTGCTGTCGATGCTGACCGAAGAACTGTGCGACACGTTGCTGGCAGCCGATGGCGAACCGAACCACGGCCTGCTGCAGCAGTTGCGGTCCTCTGCCATCGACCTGCGAACGTCGTTGCTGCACCCGCCTGACGAAGCACCTTCGCACGAATGGCTCGTCGGGGAGCTTACCCCGTTGCTCAACATCTCACGCAAGCTCGAAGGCGTCTATGGAGACGGCAGCGAGGTCGAACGCGGCCTGGTGGCGAAAGTCGTGCGACTGACGGGCCATCTGCTGCATGAAAAGGGCGACATCACGGACGGCCTGCTTCAGCCCGTGACGCAGAAAACCCGCGGCCTGCTGGTCGCTCTGGCTGGCGGCATCGACACCCTCCCCAGCCGCAAAGCGTGGCTGCTGGAACGGACCGTGGGTCTGCTGGAACTTCGCCTGCACCGGGCGGCTGCGGAAGTACGCGACAAAACAGGATCGCTGGCCCGCCATGTCGCCTTGCTGGGCAAACAGGTCGCCCACGAGGCCGACGGCGTCGCCTGGCTGCTGCACCTGATCGCTACTGATCAACGCGACATCTCCGTCAACACGGTCCGTGAATTGTCGGTCCAGGTACATGGTCTGCTTCATTCGCTGTCCCTGTTGCAGCCGGAAATTGGCGAAGGGCAACCGCTGCTCGCCCCGCTGTGTGACTTCCATGCGACCCTCGACACGGTCCAGGTCAAGCTCGATCGACTGCTCGACCTTGGACAGACCGGCAGCCCGGGATCAGGCGGACAGACGGACCTCGCAGGGAAACTGCAGGGAATCCTGCAGCCGACCGTCGCGCGTCTGGGCGATGGCCTGCTCGGACTCGAAGCCCCCGGGGGCGATTCGCTCCCTCTGCTTAACGGTCCAGGCGGCTTGTTGTCGGCAGGACGCCTGGCCGAGGTGAATATCGACCTGGCCCGCGGCAATCCGTTGTCGTCGAGCGTCCGCGCCAAACTGGTCGAACTGCTCAAGGCCGAAGTCGATCTGGGAAATCCGCACTTGCTGCGAGGCCCGCTGCACGAAGCCTTTGGGCATCGCATCCTGCACAAGCTGGCTCCCGGCGAGCAGGCTCCGCGCCAGCCCCCGGCCCCATTGACGCTGGCGCCGAAGCTGCTGCAAGCGATCCAGCAGGACGGCCACGTATGGACGCCCGGTTACTGGACATGGAGTCCGCTGGAGAATGACTTTCAATGGGTCGCCGGCGTGCTGCGTCGACCGCCTGTCGACCGCGTGTGGGAACCTGGCGGCTGGGTCTCCGACGGCGATGGCTATCGCCGACTGCCTGGCGCCTGGCTGCCGAAGACCGTCAAAAGTTTGCTAGTTCGCCAGTTGCCGCTCAGCCTTGAGAAAGGACCGGACGGCTCGGCTCCGGGCCCGGACGCACTCTGGACTGCGGGCGTGTGGGACGTGGTCAACAACCACTGGCAATGGAAGCCCGGCTTCTGGACCAAAGCCACCGATGATCGTTTGTGGGTGCCCACGCACTGGATCAAAACTCTGGGCGGCGCCCGACAGGTTCCCGGATACTGGGATTTCCCGCTCAGCCGACGCGGTCGTCTGTTTGTCCCCCTGCAGCTGGAAGCGTTAACCTCGAATCCAGGCGAGTACACGCTGGCGGCGCTGGACACACAGGCAGTGTTCCGCCATCTGTTTGTCGCGCCGAACGAAGGCGGCCTGTGGTTCGGCGATCTGTACGATGCTGGCTCGCACGGCTTCTTGTGCTGGAACGCAGGCGACCCCGGGACGACGATTGATCCGCTGTTCAATTTCTATAACAGCCAATACCGTCTGGCGGGAATTG is part of the Lignipirellula cremea genome and encodes:
- a CDS encoding YXWGXW repeat-containing protein; translation: MKTRIVAASAVALFLATSVGVGATQTGRQIVAYVWGCSTGSCEEPVAEAETPTSACEPAPYPEPNPNVQPQDEVVENENVGDGSEAERRRAPSGVRTARLLGGSNESGLRSFGALASPQSSLRQAGALQTNSNALSSTSSQGNSARTGTVIDASTVLSGGVSPDGLVSLETGLVPAVVNTVGNTAGLGLRSLSLLEPVSETGGLIVEPLLQNVDCVLDTGVQPALLLSMLTEELCDTLLAADGEPNHGLLQQLRSSAIDLRTSLLHPPDEAPSHEWLVGELTPLLNISRKLEGVYGDGSEVERGLVAKVVRLTGHLLHEKGDITDGLLQPVTQKTRGLLVALAGGIDTLPSRKAWLLERTVGLLELRLHRAAAEVRDKTGSLARHVALLGKQVAHEADGVAWLLHLIATDQRDISVNTVRELSVQVHGLLHSLSLLQPEIGEGQPLLAPLCDFHATLDTVQVKLDRLLDLGQTGSPGSGGQTDLAGKLQGILQPTVARLGDGLLGLEAPGGDSLPLLNGPGGLLSAGRLAEVNIDLARGNPLSSSVRAKLVELLKAEVDLGNPHLLRGPLHEAFGHRILHKLAPGEQAPRQPPAPLTLAPKLLQAIQQDGHVWTPGYWTWSPLENDFQWVAGVLRRPPVDRVWEPGGWVSDGDGYRRLPGAWLPKTVKSLLVRQLPLSLEKGPDGSAPGPDALWTAGVWDVVNNHWQWKPGFWTKATDDRLWVPTHWIKTLGGARQVPGYWDFPLSRRGRLFVPLQLEALTSNPGEYTLAALDTQAVFRHLFVAPNEGGLWFGDLYDAGSHGFLCWNAGDPGTTIDPLFNFYNSQYRLAGIDLGARLQGWQSLLTQNAELRPGRLLHDALDSQLDIGAGLSLLGSNRTGLAATVDLQTLGGSLRQGELVDVDQLLDVRINQGQNLVPGLTHGLSGSLNTVTSSWTGSTGTGGLGGLTGGIGNTLTSVTGGLGGGTTGGLTGTLGGVTGGLTGGSTGGLTGTLGGVAGGLTGGSTGGLTGTLGGVTGGLTGGSTGGLTGALGGVTGGSTGGLGGTLGGVAGGLGGALGGTLGGLGGGLSH
- a CDS encoding DNA adenine methylase, which translates into the protein MLSRSARTPSGTPITEGIKYAGSKRKLVPQILALADQVGAKSVLDGFAGSTRVSQAFARAGYHVTANDVNVWSQVFATCYLRCERPASAFADLLEHLNGLPPVDGWFTENYGGDPGAGVGPKRPWQLHNTRRIDAIREEIDRLALSGTERAVALTSLILAMDKVDSTLGHYVSYLRHWSRRSYGRLELQVPALVSQNEEQAARHTIRQADVFDVAGAAVDLAYYDPPYGSSNEKMPPSRVRYAAYYHVWTTVCQNDKPDLFGKAQRRADSSDGIAASVFEEFRRNPQTGRFLAVEAIERLLQSTAAPWVLLSYSSGGRATAEELHAAIARSGRIVELVERDHQRNVMAGMKWTNDWIREIDQPHREFLFLIERSAAASDETGR
- a CDS encoding SGNH/GDSL hydrolase family protein, with the protein product MLAATALLCGLTSSLRAEQEAKPAAGKETQPVNPVTAPIVDVPGLPRVLLIGDSISLGYTLDVRELLKEKANVHRPPANCGSTAIGVENLDAWLGDGDWDVIHFNWGLWDINRRVNGKRNLDGQISATEEEYAERLEQLVVRLKKTGATLIWAPTTFVQGGFGRRPGDEVRYNAIAAEIMEKHNVQINDLHALSAKFPRYGETPEGKPEMFKSVGNVHFTPEGSRVLAEQVAKSIAATLDQ
- a CDS encoding tetratricopeptide repeat protein, translated to MTSFPQQLLTTRCSAVLLIGLGLGFALCASVAQAQRTDLFFPPLPGGVDVPESPGPRPELLRLPDPEPDFENRALAPVPQNQAAAADPLADYEQRARQVLASDPQNEEALLLLANIFKKRKQADQALSLLLEAHRRDPGQLTIAIAVGRCYLEKQAWEEAECMFAHVASIDPQYPDLQFWLANVQLREGNPLTAYRLLQTPGNVSHESVLQHQLLLRGQACHQLGLANEAACCFRQAASGTDKEAVQEAEALQEQLDEILQWEGRWTVDVQGFLRYDTNPGIVPTANVLGIPTRPEPSLVDQLDGSVSYDLLRGNNRALSINYAFLRTDVFSAERFNISDNAAQLGYRHQTMVGDSTPLQFFAGLDVDHLEVGLNPFLRRYGANLATTAVLSDWFAVTTTVSYSRIDYLNQDFLEGTPLDADSDFGNAGVLLVKRMDEIPLTFQAGLFLSRNLSQGGNLDFFGQQMQLGAAWAPECTDWEFNLLASVEHRQFDNRDFFFGVKRHDWEPRIQFLAVYPLSDDWSITAGCSWDRNYSNLITSDFDRQTYQIGLHYGARCQVPLSPVSH